The Candidatus Eisenbacteria bacterium genome has a segment encoding these proteins:
- a CDS encoding cation-translocating P-type ATPase has protein sequence MSWHVLHWTGVAIELGPAPADSARREAAVRPTGRRFEEFDHPSFRDLYVRRRADGASETSLYLEGVHCASCVWLVERVHLAVPGVAGAELDVGRSLVRLVWDGTRAPLSEVARFLDSRGYRPRPCRGVGAEGLRRAEDRAMLVRIGVAGAIAGNVMMLAVALYSGWFSGMEKTYEQYFRWISLLLTAPSVFGPGRLFFRGAWSSVRSRTLHMDLPIALALGAGFTRGAINTVTARGPIYFDGVAMLIFLLLVGRFLQQRAHRAAADSAELMYSLSPGTARVLEGGLTRDVPTEALLPGMTLEVRPGDTVPADGVVTAGASEVDLSLLTGETRPVDVTPGGQVFAGTLNRTAPLEVRVERAGEATRVGQILREVEAAANRRAPVVMLADRLAGGFVAVVLALAAVTFLLWLRWKPADAVDNAIALLIVTCPCALALATPLAITVGIGRAARSGVLVKGGSVLELLGRPGTLYLDKTGTVTEGRTTLVAWDGPAELRPLVLALERHSAHPIAAGFAEAWAGVVPATAARVTHTAGGGIEGEVDGRRVVVGSPKFAHERAGLGGEAGPGGVGSASEVAQAAVVLAGGPTGAPMGSLACDTAGAATGLTPVWVCVDGRLAARAGFGDRVRADAAASLTRLRGIGWKLRLLSGDHPDVVAAVGRELGFAPGECRGGATPEEKLRVIEAAEARGRVVMVGDGVNDAAAIARASVGVGVHGGAEACLAAADVYLARPGVAGLVELVEGSRRVLGVIRLNVLFSLGYNVAGTVLAVAGVINPLIAAVAMPASSLTVVASSWLSRTFEGKRSGPSDRTGAGGAATVETLAKEERL, from the coding sequence TTGTCGTGGCACGTTCTGCACTGGACCGGGGTCGCCATCGAGCTCGGGCCGGCGCCCGCGGACAGCGCGCGGCGCGAGGCGGCGGTGCGTCCCACCGGGCGCCGCTTCGAGGAGTTCGACCACCCTTCCTTCCGCGACCTGTACGTGCGCCGCCGCGCCGACGGGGCCTCCGAGACCAGCCTGTACCTGGAGGGTGTCCACTGCGCCTCGTGCGTGTGGCTGGTGGAGCGCGTGCACCTGGCGGTGCCCGGCGTGGCCGGCGCGGAACTGGACGTGGGCCGCTCGCTGGTGCGCCTGGTGTGGGACGGCACGCGCGCGCCGCTCTCCGAGGTGGCGCGCTTCCTGGACTCGCGGGGCTACCGCCCGCGGCCCTGCCGCGGCGTGGGCGCGGAAGGCCTGCGCCGCGCGGAGGACCGGGCCATGCTGGTGCGCATCGGCGTGGCCGGGGCCATCGCGGGCAACGTGATGATGCTCGCGGTGGCGCTCTACAGCGGCTGGTTCAGCGGCATGGAGAAGACCTACGAACAGTACTTCCGCTGGATCAGCCTGCTGCTCACCGCGCCCTCGGTGTTCGGTCCCGGCCGGCTCTTCTTCCGCGGCGCGTGGAGCTCGGTGCGCTCGCGCACGCTGCACATGGACCTGCCCATCGCGCTGGCGCTGGGCGCGGGTTTTACCCGGGGCGCGATCAACACCGTGACCGCCCGCGGGCCCATCTACTTCGACGGCGTGGCGATGCTGATCTTCCTGCTGCTGGTGGGCCGCTTCCTGCAACAGCGCGCCCATCGCGCGGCGGCCGACTCGGCGGAGCTCATGTACTCGCTCTCGCCGGGCACCGCCCGCGTGCTCGAGGGCGGCCTCACGCGCGACGTGCCCACCGAGGCGCTGCTGCCGGGCATGACGCTGGAGGTGCGCCCGGGCGACACCGTGCCCGCCGACGGCGTGGTGACCGCGGGGGCCTCCGAGGTGGACCTCTCGCTGCTCACCGGCGAGACGCGCCCGGTGGACGTGACCCCCGGCGGGCAAGTGTTCGCCGGCACGCTCAACCGCACCGCGCCCCTGGAGGTGCGCGTGGAGCGCGCCGGCGAGGCCACGCGGGTGGGCCAGATCCTGCGCGAGGTGGAGGCCGCCGCGAACCGCCGCGCGCCGGTGGTGATGCTGGCCGACCGCCTGGCGGGCGGATTCGTGGCGGTGGTGCTGGCGCTGGCGGCGGTGACGTTCCTCCTCTGGCTGCGCTGGAAGCCCGCGGACGCGGTGGACAACGCCATCGCGCTGCTCATCGTCACCTGTCCGTGCGCGCTGGCGCTGGCCACTCCGCTGGCCATCACCGTGGGCATCGGGCGCGCGGCGCGCTCAGGGGTGCTGGTGAAGGGTGGTTCGGTGCTCGAGTTGCTGGGCCGGCCCGGCACGCTGTACCTGGACAAGACCGGCACCGTGACCGAGGGCCGCACCACGCTGGTCGCCTGGGACGGCCCCGCGGAACTGCGCCCGCTGGTGCTGGCGCTCGAGCGCCACTCGGCGCACCCCATCGCGGCCGGCTTCGCCGAGGCCTGGGCCGGAGTGGTGCCGGCCACGGCCGCGCGGGTCACGCACACCGCGGGCGGCGGCATCGAGGGCGAGGTGGACGGGCGGCGCGTGGTGGTGGGCTCGCCCAAGTTCGCGCACGAGCGGGCGGGGTTGGGTGGGGAGGCCGGGCCCGGAGGCGTGGGCTCCGCATCAGAAGTCGCGCAGGCCGCGGTCGTACTGGCGGGAGGCCCGACCGGTGCCCCGATGGGCTCCCTCGCATGCGACACCGCCGGCGCGGCAACCGGGCTCACGCCCGTCTGGGTGTGCGTGGACGGCCGCCTCGCCGCCCGGGCCGGCTTCGGCGACCGGGTGCGCGCCGACGCCGCGGCCTCGCTGACGCGCCTGCGCGGGATCGGATGGAAGCTGCGCCTGCTCTCCGGCGACCACCCCGACGTGGTGGCCGCGGTGGGCCGCGAACTGGGCTTTGCGCCCGGGGAATGCCGCGGCGGCGCCACGCCGGAGGAGAAGCTGCGCGTGATCGAAGCGGCCGAGGCGCGCGGGCGCGTGGTGATGGTGGGCGACGGCGTGAACGACGCCGCGGCCATCGCCCGCGCCTCCGTGGGCGTGGGCGTGCACGGAGGCGCGGAGGCGTGCCTGGCCGCCGCGGACGTGTACCTGGCCCGTCCCGGCGTGGCGGGGCTGGTGGAGCTCGTGGAAGGATCGCGCCGGGTCCTGGGCGTGATACGCCTCAACGTGCTGTTCTCCCTGGGCTACAACGTGGCCGGCACGGTGCTGGCGGTGGCCGGTGTGATCAACCCGCTGATCGCGGCGGTGGCCATGCCGGCGAGCTCGCTCACCGTGGTGGCCTCGTCGTGGCTGTCGAGGACCTTCGAGGGGAAGCGGTCCGGGCCCTCGGATCGAACGGGCGCGGGGGGCGCCGCGACCGTCGAGACCCTCGCGAAGGAGGAGCGGTTGTGA